In one Saccharibacillus brassicae genomic region, the following are encoded:
- a CDS encoding phytoene desaturase family protein, with amino-acid sequence MSKKVIVIGGGVAGLAAAIRLQHAGYRVEIYEKGSTPGGKMNRIELDGGYKFDLGPSIVMMPELYREIFEVCGRNPEDYIPMERLDPIYRAYFSDIPDQPFDISSDLTKLTQTIEAMSEEDTAGFFRYLHEIYQKFIIAKRYILPRPFRKRSDFYNLAMLKKALKLKPYDTADKFVGRYIKNKRLRQMISFQTLYIGISPLTSPSFYTMIPMLQFLYGVWFIKGGMYTMALSMERLFKELGGVVHYGQDVQQISIQNQQAEGIVVGGQKIASDYVVCNADFPYAIKNLVQDKPSKGKHTDKKVDSMKYSCSCFLLYLGMDRKYEEIEHVHNFMFNENLDQNLKDIFDGKKLTNASFYVYIASKMDASLAPEGKEGLYILMPVSNVAESKYEWNEETVSYYRGYILNELKKIRGFENIENEIVAETHTTPLDFSSRFNAHHGAAFGLQPILKQSNHYRPQSKASDCEHLYFTGSSTHPGAGVPIVLLSARIAAQELIQDDTGNLFDYSVQ; translated from the coding sequence ATGAGTAAAAAGGTCATCGTCATCGGAGGAGGTGTAGCGGGGCTTGCTGCGGCTATCCGGCTGCAGCATGCCGGTTACCGGGTAGAGATCTATGAAAAAGGGTCCACGCCCGGCGGCAAAATGAATCGGATCGAACTGGACGGAGGCTACAAATTCGATTTGGGACCGAGCATCGTCATGATGCCGGAACTGTACCGGGAAATTTTCGAAGTGTGCGGCCGCAATCCAGAGGATTACATTCCGATGGAGCGGCTGGATCCGATTTACCGGGCTTATTTTAGCGATATTCCCGACCAGCCGTTCGATATTTCCTCCGACCTCACCAAGCTGACCCAAACGATCGAAGCGATGAGCGAAGAAGATACGGCCGGTTTTTTCCGATATTTGCATGAGATTTACCAGAAATTCATTATTGCCAAGCGTTACATTTTGCCAAGACCTTTCCGCAAACGGAGCGACTTTTATAACCTGGCGATGCTGAAAAAAGCGCTGAAGCTCAAACCGTACGACACCGCGGACAAATTTGTCGGTCGGTATATCAAAAACAAGCGATTGAGACAAATGATCAGTTTTCAAACGTTGTATATCGGCATCTCTCCGCTGACCAGCCCTTCTTTTTATACGATGATTCCGATGCTGCAATTTTTGTACGGAGTCTGGTTTATCAAAGGCGGCATGTATACGATGGCTTTGTCGATGGAACGGCTGTTCAAAGAGCTCGGCGGAGTCGTTCATTACGGGCAGGACGTGCAGCAGATCTCGATTCAGAACCAACAAGCGGAAGGAATCGTCGTGGGCGGGCAAAAGATCGCTTCGGATTACGTCGTGTGCAACGCCGATTTCCCGTACGCGATCAAGAATCTGGTGCAGGACAAGCCTTCCAAAGGCAAACATACCGACAAAAAAGTGGACAGCATGAAATATTCCTGTTCCTGCTTCCTGCTCTATCTCGGCATGGACCGAAAGTACGAAGAAATCGAACATGTGCACAATTTTATGTTCAACGAGAACCTCGACCAGAATCTCAAAGATATTTTTGACGGCAAAAAACTGACGAATGCTTCTTTCTACGTGTACATCGCTTCGAAAATGGATGCGTCTCTGGCGCCCGAAGGCAAAGAAGGGTTGTATATTCTGATGCCGGTATCGAACGTGGCCGAATCCAAGTACGAATGGAACGAAGAGACGGTGTCTTATTATCGCGGGTACATCCTGAACGAGTTGAAGAAGATACGCGGTTTTGAAAATATCGAGAACGAGATCGTAGCCGAAACGCATACGACGCCGCTGGATTTCAGTTCCAGGTTCAATGCGCATCACGGCGCCGCGTTCGGGCTGCAGCCTATTCTCAAGCAGAGCAACCACTACCGCCCGCAGAGCAAAGCGAGTGATTGCGAGCACCTGTACTTTACCGGAAGCAGCACGCATCCCGGCGCCGGCGTCCCGATCGTGCTTCTGTCGGCCCGCATCGCTGCCCAGGAATTGATCCAGGACGATACGGGCAATCTCTTCGATTATTCGGTGCAATGA
- a CDS encoding aldehyde dehydrogenase family protein — MPDNEHRLLETLPDRQRAELLSKGVPSSEQRKKRLIQLKNMLVEHEKAWTDALHADLGKPAFESFSSELAVLLNEIDYVCKHIDKWNRPRRSRHLKLGYIQSLHKKRHPHGSVLVIGSWNYPVQLTLMPVIGAIAGGNACVIKPSESAPASAELLKRLINQQFPPEQLYVVTGDAQTAKQLTSAPFDLIFFTGSGGTGKAVADQAAKRLTPVILELGGKNPCILDETGFSAAAVRDIVWGKFLNAGQTCIAPDTLYVHQSVYEQTLDEISAALTAFYGKQPQASADYGRICTENHFDKVSGFIGQGTVRHGGASDRAERFVAPTVLTDIQPGSPVLEEEIFGPVLPVIPYADLESLLSGGSLQRDALTGYMFSQNNDRIRRFNDYMRSSTIGVNQVIHHAASPHIAFGGVGRSGYGAYHGKAGFLAFSYEKTNYRTYHYLRFQGKFPPYSDTNLSALKKLRKWLL; from the coding sequence ATGCCGGACAATGAACACCGCCTTCTGGAGACTTTACCGGACAGACAGCGGGCCGAACTTTTGTCCAAAGGAGTTCCTTCGAGCGAGCAGCGCAAAAAACGGCTGATCCAGCTGAAAAATATGCTGGTCGAGCACGAAAAAGCGTGGACCGATGCGCTGCATGCCGATTTGGGCAAACCGGCGTTTGAATCTTTTTCATCCGAGCTCGCCGTTCTGTTGAACGAAATCGATTACGTCTGCAAGCATATCGACAAATGGAATCGGCCCCGGAGATCCCGGCATCTCAAGCTGGGCTATATCCAATCGCTTCACAAAAAAAGACATCCGCACGGAAGCGTACTTGTGATCGGATCGTGGAATTATCCGGTCCAGCTGACGTTGATGCCGGTCATCGGAGCGATTGCCGGCGGCAACGCCTGCGTCATCAAACCGTCCGAATCCGCGCCGGCTTCGGCCGAACTGCTCAAACGGCTGATCAATCAACAGTTTCCGCCGGAGCAGCTGTACGTCGTGACCGGAGATGCGCAGACCGCCAAGCAGCTGACTTCGGCTCCGTTCGACCTGATCTTCTTCACCGGCAGCGGCGGAACGGGCAAAGCGGTAGCCGATCAGGCCGCCAAGCGGCTGACGCCGGTCATCCTGGAACTGGGCGGGAAAAATCCGTGCATTCTGGACGAAACAGGCTTTTCCGCGGCCGCTGTCCGGGATATCGTCTGGGGCAAATTTCTGAATGCCGGTCAGACCTGCATCGCGCCGGATACGCTGTATGTCCATCAGTCCGTGTACGAACAGACGCTGGACGAAATTTCCGCGGCGCTGACCGCTTTCTACGGCAAGCAGCCTCAGGCAAGCGCGGATTACGGCCGGATCTGTACCGAGAATCATTTTGACAAAGTGTCCGGGTTTATCGGGCAGGGCACCGTTCGGCACGGCGGCGCGTCCGATCGCGCCGAACGGTTCGTCGCGCCGACCGTGCTAACGGATATTCAACCGGGCAGCCCGGTGTTGGAAGAAGAGATTTTCGGGCCGGTTCTGCCGGTCATTCCGTATGCCGATCTGGAGTCTTTGCTGTCCGGCGGCAGCCTGCAGCGCGATGCGCTCACCGGCTACATGTTCAGTCAGAACAACGACCGCATTCGGCGGTTCAACGACTATATGCGCTCGTCGACGATCGGCGTCAATCAGGTGATCCATCATGCCGCGAGTCCGCATATCGCGTTCGGCGGGGTCGGCCGCAGCGGATACGGCGCTTACCACGGCAAAGCCGGGTTTCTGGCGTTCAGTTACGAGAAAACCAACTACCGAACGTATCATTATTTGCGTTTTCAAGGCAAATTTCCGCCGTATTCCGACACCAACCTGAGCGCGTTGAAAAAGTTAAGAAAATGGCTGCTGTAG